In a single window of the Luteibaculum oceani genome:
- a CDS encoding PKD domain-containing protein, whose product MRLVLKIFFALIVCLQAPQIKAQNLTGTDFWFMMPENGGFTGFGNGGVNEIFIVSQYCIDSAYIDIFAYDQRIYFSVEPGNFNRVEIQPSRFGVTSYPRVGDNSELNTTVRKGVHISSPLPISVYFSSSDQASSDGESIIPLSKLGTDYVISFRNSGSPSGGCRTPTNTYGHVLGIEDNTDVTINTWDVFGPVTYSVQLDAGEIYSWRTNNECGDDYPNPIRCRGLSGTRVTANKKVATYGSNPCGVVGTGGNCDVMFASFLPITEQTDKYVVVQTQQRGPKVANSTIGGQSCSNNGLLGSGDYVEITGRIGEQVQITSRLGVEIVNIPPPAGTTSNYGYGSIIKEIPEALPGDIGEANMLIEGEGPLQVVQYNKGRHADDTDIDQLDPADPEALLVLPPSLWESSYFFYPIRTPNAETQELVVVVEDIGNPSPITSIEVNDQNIGATGWTTVPNTLFKFKRVSFPTFEASKVVSTTGAKFGLYFFARGTRETAFFSGGYGPIQDLNLCDQCGEIDITINGSTCFGSEISFEPRIYSFTRPSNLNFLWNFGDGTTSIDEFPSKTYDNTGVYEVTLQVSGTGGCLLETKKTVYVNEVELTPEANPDTICLGETSTLNPNFQLIPGGKQIVQYRNIETDTLLIPDAGVSTFWDGSAGGFNTYLESEVNVDGIYLTPARIDSVCINLDHELITDINLFLVSPSGILYELLTSPQSDGRTNLRKTCFTNSASVNIVNALPPYTGSYRPEGGSFPLGGVGAAVAGTWKLRVGDERINFRGRLVDWSIYVSADIGVQSFDWNPKDVSNLNPESGSVQINPQEVGDYNYKIAVTDFSGCMDLDSVDVNVQRLPVTLSHQDTLLCNIYEDFDLNQLITDSLKLTNGVWTILNGNPANLSGSLFDNRGIPAGDYQFLYTQDIFCGKDSALVNVTVTELPFLGQNAIDTLCDTENPLDLFPYLGNDVTSGGFWTNYDGVPEAAFAGNTGIVDPRKVSEGNYFFYYKVPVAGCPADSSNVNLQINHQPDAGSNGDTIICESGIPLTLLTVLNDNPESAGTWTDLDNSGGLDGQLFRGIDTPNNPNEQTFTFDYTIKGKKACIDSSALATVRVIAAPELTFAADFPILCKDSAVTITATMVGNGPFDLEISDGNGNTYPALNELPVIN is encoded by the coding sequence ATGCGATTAGTACTGAAAATCTTTTTTGCACTTATTGTTTGTCTGCAAGCACCCCAAATAAAAGCTCAAAACCTTACTGGGACAGATTTCTGGTTTATGATGCCAGAAAATGGTGGTTTTACAGGCTTTGGAAATGGCGGTGTAAATGAAATCTTTATTGTATCTCAATACTGCATAGATTCTGCCTACATCGACATTTTTGCATACGATCAACGCATTTATTTTTCAGTAGAACCGGGTAATTTTAACCGAGTTGAAATCCAACCCAGCAGGTTTGGCGTAACTTCCTATCCTCGTGTTGGGGATAACTCCGAATTAAATACCACGGTTAGAAAAGGGGTGCACATTAGCTCACCCTTACCCATATCTGTTTATTTCTCAAGTTCCGACCAGGCATCTTCGGACGGTGAATCAATTATTCCATTATCAAAGCTAGGAACGGATTACGTTATTTCATTTAGAAACTCAGGATCACCTTCGGGAGGATGTAGAACCCCTACAAATACTTATGGGCATGTTTTAGGAATAGAGGATAATACGGATGTTACCATCAACACTTGGGATGTTTTTGGTCCCGTTACTTATTCGGTACAGCTAGATGCGGGAGAAATCTATTCCTGGCGTACCAATAATGAATGTGGAGACGACTATCCAAACCCCATCCGCTGTAGGGGGTTAAGTGGAACCCGAGTTACGGCTAATAAAAAGGTCGCCACCTATGGATCCAATCCCTGTGGGGTAGTCGGTACCGGTGGAAATTGCGATGTTATGTTTGCCTCCTTTTTGCCGATCACGGAGCAAACCGATAAATATGTAGTAGTGCAAACCCAACAGCGGGGACCTAAAGTAGCCAACTCCACCATAGGTGGGCAATCCTGTAGTAATAACGGTTTATTAGGGTCGGGAGATTATGTAGAAATTACCGGTAGGATAGGAGAGCAGGTTCAAATTACGTCTCGTTTAGGGGTGGAAATAGTAAATATCCCTCCTCCCGCTGGAACCACTTCCAACTATGGATACGGCTCCATTATTAAAGAAATTCCAGAAGCGCTACCAGGCGATATAGGCGAGGCTAATATGCTTATTGAAGGGGAAGGTCCTCTCCAAGTTGTGCAGTACAATAAGGGTAGACATGCCGATGATACGGATATCGATCAGTTAGACCCTGCCGATCCCGAAGCATTATTAGTGTTACCGCCAAGCTTGTGGGAGAGCTCCTATTTCTTTTATCCTATTCGAACCCCAAATGCAGAAACTCAAGAGTTAGTTGTCGTGGTAGAGGATATCGGGAATCCATCTCCTATTACATCCATTGAGGTTAATGATCAGAATATTGGTGCAACGGGATGGACAACAGTTCCGAACACTTTGTTCAAGTTTAAGCGCGTTTCTTTTCCCACTTTCGAGGCATCGAAGGTGGTATCTACAACAGGAGCTAAATTCGGTTTGTATTTCTTTGCAAGGGGGACCAGGGAAACAGCCTTTTTCTCGGGTGGATATGGCCCTATTCAAGATTTAAATCTTTGTGACCAATGCGGTGAAATTGATATCACCATTAATGGCTCAACCTGTTTTGGATCCGAAATTTCTTTTGAACCAAGGATCTACTCCTTTACAAGACCATCCAACCTTAATTTTCTGTGGAATTTTGGGGACGGAACCACAAGTATTGATGAATTTCCGAGCAAAACCTACGACAATACGGGCGTTTACGAAGTTACCTTGCAAGTTTCAGGTACTGGTGGATGCCTACTTGAAACCAAAAAAACGGTATATGTAAATGAGGTTGAGTTAACTCCAGAAGCCAATCCCGATACAATTTGCCTTGGTGAAACTTCTACTTTAAATCCCAATTTCCAATTAATTCCTGGGGGTAAACAAATTGTTCAGTATAGAAATATTGAAACTGATACATTATTAATTCCAGATGCAGGTGTTTCAACCTTTTGGGATGGTTCTGCTGGCGGATTTAACACCTACCTAGAATCTGAGGTTAACGTAGATGGTATTTATCTTACCCCTGCTAGAATCGATTCGGTATGTATCAATTTAGATCATGAGTTAATAACCGACATTAACTTATTCTTGGTTTCTCCATCGGGCATTTTATACGAATTGCTTACTTCGCCTCAATCAGATGGTAGAACAAACCTGAGAAAGACCTGCTTTACGAACTCGGCTTCGGTAAACATTGTAAATGCTTTACCTCCTTATACTGGGAGTTACAGACCAGAGGGAGGGAGTTTCCCTCTCGGAGGTGTTGGAGCTGCCGTTGCTGGAACTTGGAAATTAAGGGTGGGAGATGAGAGAATCAATTTCAGAGGACGCCTGGTGGATTGGTCCATTTATGTTTCTGCAGATATCGGTGTTCAAAGTTTCGACTGGAATCCAAAGGATGTATCAAACCTAAATCCAGAGTCTGGTTCTGTACAAATTAACCCGCAAGAAGTAGGTGACTACAATTATAAAATTGCGGTTACCGATTTCTCAGGATGTATGGATCTTGATTCGGTTGATGTTAACGTGCAACGACTTCCGGTTACTCTCTCTCACCAAGATACCCTGCTTTGTAACATCTACGAAGACTTCGATTTAAATCAACTCATTACCGATTCGCTGAAGCTTACTAATGGCGTTTGGACCATCCTCAACGGTAACCCCGCTAATCTCTCGGGCTCTCTTTTCGATAACCGCGGGATTCCTGCCGGTGATTACCAGTTTCTATACACCCAAGATATTTTCTGTGGAAAAGACTCCGCTCTGGTGAATGTTACCGTGACCGAACTTCCATTTTTAGGTCAAAATGCCATTGACACGCTCTGCGATACCGAAAATCCTCTGGATCTATTCCCATACTTAGGAAATGATGTTACTTCAGGTGGATTCTGGACCAACTACGACGGAGTACCAGAAGCAGCTTTTGCCGGCAATACCGGAATCGTTGATCCTAGAAAAGTGAGCGAAGGCAATTACTTTTTCTACTACAAAGTTCCCGTTGCAGGCTGTCCAGCCGACTCCTCCAATGTCAACCTTCAAATCAACCACCAACCCGATGCAGGTTCTAACGGAGATACCATCATTTGTGAATCGGGGATTCCCCTTACCCTGCTCACGGTACTTAACGACAACCCAGAATCGGCTGGTACCTGGACCGATTTAGATAACTCAGGTGGATTAGATGGACAGTTGTTCCGTGGAATTGACACGCCCAACAATCCTAACGAACAGACTTTTACTTTCGACTATACCATAAAAGGTAAAAAAGCTTGTATCGATTCTTCGGCATTGGCTACCGTTCGTGTTATTGCCGCTCCAGAGCTTACCTTTGCTGCAGATTTTCCCATTCTTTGTAAAGATTCTGCTGTTACCATTACCGCTACTATGGTTGGAAACGGTCCTTTTGATCTTGAAATCTCCGATGGCAACGGAAATACCTATCCTGCGCTTAACGAGCTACCGGTAATTAACT
- a CDS encoding enoyl-ACP reductase FabI has protein sequence MTKLLEGKRGIIFGALNDKSIAWKVAEKAAEQGAKFTLTNAPIALRMGEINALAEKTGSAVITADATDMNDLKALFEKSQEELGGKLDFVLHSIGMSPNVRKGKHYTGLDHNFYAKTLDVSAASFHKVLQTAYEMDAINEWGSVLGLTYIAAQRVFPDYNDMADAKALLESIARSFGYHYGVKRKVRVNTISQSPTPTTAGTGVKGFDSFINYADSMSPLGNADASACADYCISMFSDLTRFVTMQNLFHDGGFSFTGVSEKVMEKF, from the coding sequence ATGACAAAGTTACTGGAAGGAAAAAGAGGGATAATCTTTGGAGCCCTTAACGATAAATCTATTGCTTGGAAAGTTGCCGAAAAGGCAGCAGAACAAGGCGCAAAGTTTACGCTTACCAATGCGCCAATCGCCCTAAGAATGGGTGAGATTAATGCACTGGCAGAAAAAACTGGATCAGCAGTAATTACAGCCGATGCAACGGACATGAACGACCTAAAGGCCTTGTTCGAGAAAAGTCAAGAAGAACTAGGAGGGAAGCTAGATTTTGTTCTGCATTCGATTGGAATGTCTCCTAACGTGAGAAAAGGGAAACACTACACTGGATTGGATCATAACTTTTATGCTAAGACGCTGGATGTTTCTGCAGCTTCTTTTCACAAAGTATTGCAAACTGCCTATGAAATGGACGCTATCAATGAATGGGGGTCTGTTCTTGGCTTGACATACATCGCAGCGCAGCGTGTATTCCCAGACTATAATGATATGGCAGACGCTAAAGCGCTTTTAGAATCTATTGCTAGGAGTTTTGGTTACCACTATGGAGTGAAACGCAAAGTTAGAGTAAACACCATTTCTCAAAGTCCAACACCAACTACAGCAGGTACGGGTGTTAAAGGATTCGACAGCTTCATTAATTACGCAGATAGTATGTCTCCACTTGGAAATGCCGATGCTTCAGCATGTGCTGACTATTGTATCTCAATGTTTTCAGATTTAACTCGTTTTGTAACCATGCAGAACTTATTCCACGACGGAGGATTCTCCTTTACTGGTGTAAGCGAAAAGGTTATGGAAAAATTCTAG
- the recN gene encoding DNA repair protein RecN — MLKHLHIKNFALIEEAKLDFKKGLTVITGETGAGKSIMLAALGLITGNRADLLAIGNKEEKCTVEAHFMLSKEHKSIFDEEDLDFEVDSIIRRELLPSGKSRAFINDTPVQLKVLKEITAHLVDIHSQQDNQLLLDPAYRIMLLDQLSENGLIKQDYQAIYAEYKEKLSLLKSKKSKANQLKEALDFKQFQLNELQSANLDNPSELEELEERQQLFEKSEEVNGTCKEILGLNEEPADVIALISGIANKLSKLSESIGSFEEMAEQAIDVEEKLRDLTFQASKILDSSDFDEAELKANTERLDVLNELISKYRVASLEELIIKKQELASEVADTENIDEDIEQLEKEVKDCSQKLLASAKELRSERKKAAQKLEKEILAALPFLNISSAQLNFTFSDLPQPDESGMDEVEIMASLNPGSPVAPLIRIASGGELSRIMLALKFAIGKKLNLPTMIFDEIDTGLGGETASKMGQLLKEMAHSTQLISITHLAQIAAKGAHHLRVVKESDQQVTQTIIEELPASERLNEVARMISGEHITPEALANAKVLLN, encoded by the coding sequence ATGCTCAAGCATCTTCACATTAAAAACTTCGCTTTAATCGAGGAAGCGAAATTAGATTTTAAGAAGGGGTTAACTGTTATTACCGGTGAAACAGGTGCTGGAAAATCGATTATGCTAGCGGCTCTTGGACTTATTACCGGGAATAGAGCCGACCTTTTAGCCATTGGGAATAAGGAGGAAAAATGTACTGTAGAGGCTCATTTTATGCTATCTAAAGAGCATAAATCCATATTTGATGAGGAAGATTTAGATTTTGAGGTAGATAGTATTATCCGCAGAGAGTTACTTCCTTCTGGAAAGAGCAGGGCCTTTATCAATGATACCCCCGTTCAATTAAAAGTACTTAAAGAAATTACTGCCCATTTGGTAGATATTCACAGCCAGCAAGACAACCAGTTGCTGCTTGATCCAGCGTATCGAATAATGCTGCTGGACCAGCTTTCTGAAAACGGATTAATCAAGCAGGATTACCAGGCTATCTATGCGGAATACAAAGAGAAATTATCTCTTTTAAAGAGTAAAAAATCCAAGGCAAATCAATTAAAGGAGGCTTTAGATTTTAAACAGTTCCAATTAAATGAGTTGCAGTCGGCAAATCTTGATAATCCCTCGGAGCTTGAGGAATTGGAGGAGCGCCAGCAGTTATTCGAAAAATCAGAGGAAGTAAACGGGACCTGTAAGGAGATTTTAGGGTTAAATGAGGAACCTGCCGATGTTATTGCCCTGATATCGGGTATAGCAAATAAGCTGTCTAAGCTGTCGGAATCTATAGGCTCTTTTGAAGAAATGGCCGAACAGGCCATAGACGTAGAGGAGAAGCTAAGGGATTTAACCTTTCAGGCTTCTAAAATTCTCGATAGCTCAGATTTTGATGAAGCTGAATTAAAAGCAAATACAGAGCGTTTAGATGTTTTAAATGAACTGATTAGCAAATATCGGGTGGCTTCATTGGAGGAGTTAATCATCAAGAAGCAAGAACTAGCATCCGAAGTTGCGGATACAGAAAATATAGATGAGGATATAGAGCAGTTGGAAAAAGAAGTGAAGGATTGTTCTCAAAAACTACTCGCTTCAGCTAAGGAGCTCAGGTCTGAAAGAAAAAAGGCAGCTCAAAAGCTAGAAAAAGAAATATTGGCGGCACTACCTTTCCTTAATATTTCGTCAGCTCAATTAAATTTCACTTTTTCAGATCTTCCGCAACCAGACGAAAGCGGAATGGATGAAGTGGAGATTATGGCGAGTTTAAACCCCGGTTCTCCTGTGGCGCCATTAATTCGAATCGCGAGCGGGGGAGAATTATCGCGAATTATGCTTGCTCTTAAGTTTGCCATTGGGAAAAAGCTAAACCTTCCCACCATGATTTTCGATGAAATAGATACGGGATTAGGTGGAGAGACCGCAAGTAAAATGGGACAGTTGTTAAAGGAAATGGCTCATTCTACCCAGTTAATTTCAATTACTCATTTGGCGCAAATTGCCGCGAAAGGCGCCCATCATTTAAGGGTTGTAAAGGAGTCTGACCAACAGGTCACGCAGACGATAATAGAGGAGTTACCCGCTTCCGAAAGGTTAAACGAAGTAGCTCGAATGATTAGTGGAGAACATATTACGCCAGAAGCTTTAGCAAATGCTAAAGTGCTACTGAATTAA
- the porD gene encoding type IX secretion system protein PorD translates to MTFKLPLKTGFLLSILAFTLFLPHIAWGQELNATVQVTYERVKAQATNPRIFETLERTAQEFLNNTKWGGDDFQLEERIQCSFLFTIDKISGNTYEGSIQVTSSRPVFNSNYSTTLLNHKDNDFTFSYTENAPIIFTPNQFKDNLSSVLAYYAYLVLAMDYDSFSREGGKAYFTLAQRVVANAQNAGFDGWRSSEGVRNRFWIVDNALQEAFKPIRDCVYEYHRQGLDQMYSNTEDARKTIIEALKKLERVHAVKPLSINMQIFFNAKSQEIINIFDASPAQEKESLLSLLGKLDPSNLSKYQKLVD, encoded by the coding sequence ATGACATTCAAACTACCCTTAAAGACTGGTTTTTTACTTAGCATTCTCGCATTTACATTGTTTTTACCCCACATTGCGTGGGGACAAGAATTAAATGCCACCGTGCAAGTTACCTACGAAAGAGTAAAAGCCCAGGCTACGAACCCCAGAATTTTTGAAACATTAGAGCGTACTGCTCAGGAGTTTTTAAACAATACCAAATGGGGAGGAGACGATTTTCAACTAGAAGAAAGGATTCAATGCTCTTTCCTTTTTACCATTGATAAAATATCAGGAAACACATACGAAGGAAGTATACAGGTAACCTCAAGTCGTCCGGTATTTAATTCCAACTACAGTACTACCTTGTTAAATCATAAGGATAACGACTTTACTTTTTCCTACACGGAAAATGCGCCAATTATATTTACCCCTAACCAATTTAAAGACAACTTATCCTCCGTACTGGCCTATTATGCCTACTTGGTGCTTGCCATGGACTACGATAGTTTTAGTCGTGAGGGTGGAAAAGCCTATTTTACTTTGGCCCAGAGGGTGGTAGCCAATGCTCAAAATGCAGGATTCGATGGCTGGAGAAGTTCCGAAGGAGTTAGAAACAGATTTTGGATAGTAGACAACGCCCTCCAAGAAGCATTTAAACCTATTAGAGACTGTGTGTATGAGTACCACAGACAAGGGTTGGATCAAATGTATTCTAACACAGAGGATGCGCGAAAAACAATAATCGAAGCGTTAAAGAAATTAGAACGGGTGCATGCGGTAAAACCCCTAAGCATAAACATGCAAATCTTTTTTAATGCCAAAAGTCAGGAGATCATTAATATTTTTGATGCCTCCCCAGCGCAAGAAAAAGAATCACTTTTATCTCTGCTGGGCAAATTGGATCCATCCAACCTAAGCAAATACCAAAAACTGGTTGATTAA
- the coaBC gene encoding bifunctional phosphopantothenoylcysteine decarboxylase/phosphopantothenate--cysteine ligase CoaBC, translated as MDFRGKKILLGITGGIAAYKIPLLIRLLLKEGAEVKVVITKSAEDFVTLKTLSVLTKGEVYKDFYDSNNSWNNHVELGLWADVFLIAPCTANTLAKMAQGICDNLLLATYLSMRGKVMVAPAMDLDMWEHPSTQNNLKTLKSYGVELIDPASGALASGLNGKGRLPEPESLLKQLAELFSTDKPWSDKKILITAGPTYEDIDPVRFIGNHSTGKMGYALAENFAKNGAEVTLVSGPTHLEVKHPRINCISVRSATQMLEESKKHFSDCHVAIFCAAVSDYKTAQTATDKIKREKQGEMTLALVQNPDIARTLSEGKKDQICVGFALETSAEVENAKGKLKRKNLDAIVLNKQDVNAGTGFGSNTNKIFMFSSDNRVFESELKSKDLIANDIQTTLKDWFFT; from the coding sequence ATGGATTTTCGTGGTAAGAAAATATTGTTGGGAATTACAGGAGGAATTGCAGCCTATAAAATTCCTCTTCTAATACGGCTGCTCTTAAAAGAAGGGGCTGAAGTAAAAGTTGTTATTACCAAGTCAGCTGAAGACTTCGTTACCCTTAAAACATTATCGGTTCTGACAAAGGGGGAGGTTTACAAAGATTTTTACGACAGTAACAATTCCTGGAATAACCATGTAGAGTTGGGGCTCTGGGCGGATGTTTTCTTAATTGCTCCGTGTACGGCCAATACTTTGGCTAAAATGGCACAGGGAATATGCGATAATCTATTGCTAGCCACCTATTTATCTATGCGAGGGAAAGTTATGGTAGCTCCTGCTATGGATTTAGACATGTGGGAACATCCTAGTACTCAAAACAATCTAAAAACACTTAAATCATACGGAGTTGAACTAATAGACCCGGCTTCTGGCGCACTTGCTAGTGGATTAAATGGTAAGGGGAGATTGCCAGAACCAGAAAGTCTTTTAAAGCAATTAGCTGAGTTGTTTTCAACGGATAAACCTTGGTCCGATAAAAAAATACTGATCACCGCGGGACCAACTTATGAGGACATCGATCCTGTTAGGTTTATTGGAAATCATTCAACAGGGAAAATGGGTTACGCGCTGGCTGAAAATTTCGCTAAAAATGGGGCCGAGGTTACTTTGGTTTCTGGTCCTACTCACTTGGAAGTGAAACACCCAAGAATAAACTGCATATCAGTACGGTCTGCTACACAAATGCTAGAAGAATCAAAAAAACATTTTTCAGACTGCCATGTAGCTATTTTCTGTGCTGCCGTTTCCGATTATAAAACGGCTCAAACAGCAACGGATAAAATAAAGCGCGAAAAACAGGGTGAAATGACACTTGCCTTGGTTCAAAATCCGGATATCGCTAGAACGCTTAGCGAAGGAAAAAAAGACCAAATTTGCGTTGGGTTTGCTTTAGAAACGAGTGCAGAGGTGGAAAATGCCAAAGGCAAGTTAAAGCGTAAAAACCTCGACGCCATTGTATTAAACAAACAAGATGTAAATGCTGGCACTGGGTTTGGCAGCAATACAAACAAAATATTTATGTTTAGCTCGGATAATAGAGTTTTCGAATCCGAGTTAAAGAGCAAAGATCTTATTGCGAATGACATTCAAACTACCCTTAAAGACTGGTTTTTTACTTAG
- a CDS encoding DNA-directed RNA polymerase subunit omega, producing the protein MAVDFKNSNAERTTVTRNLVDLEDKTGNIYESIVVVSKRANQLSKILKEELTSKLSEFATTSDNLEEVFENREQIEISRFYEKLPKPHSIAFEEMLEGNTYFRKVEEEEEKPSIEL; encoded by the coding sequence ATGGCTGTTGATTTTAAAAATTCTAATGCAGAAAGAACAACTGTAACAAGAAACCTTGTAGATCTTGAAGATAAAACTGGAAACATCTACGAGTCAATTGTTGTGGTTAGTAAAAGAGCCAATCAATTAAGTAAAATCCTTAAGGAGGAGCTTACTTCTAAGCTTTCTGAGTTTGCAACTACTTCTGATAACCTAGAAGAGGTTTTTGAGAACAGAGAGCAAATTGAAATTTCTAGATTTTACGAAAAACTTCCTAAGCCTCATTCAATTGCATTTGAAGAAATGCTTGAAGGGAATACTTATTTCAGAAAGGTAGAAGAAGAAGAGGAAAAGCCGAGTATAGAGCTTTAA
- a CDS encoding outer membrane protein assembly factor BamD — translation MKRILFFLITAITLSSCSEYMKLLKSSDAELKFNKAKEFYEEGSYDKAIPLCEDVIGAFRGTKRHEEVYFIYASSYYELGDYFFAENYYRQFVKTFPRSKYAEECAFKAALCSYQLSPKYSLDQSYTFKAIDNLQLFIEAYPESSKRDTCNKLMTQLNQKLELKSYENSKLYFKTLHYESAVISLNNTLKDFPNSAYEEDIRFLILKSSYELAINSVVKKKKERLEATVEAYQKYIDKFADSNRAGQAENLYENTIKELERL, via the coding sequence ATGAAGCGAATTCTATTTTTCCTAATCACTGCAATCACTTTGTCCTCTTGTAGTGAGTACATGAAATTGCTAAAAAGTTCTGACGCTGAACTTAAATTTAATAAGGCAAAAGAATTTTACGAGGAGGGGAGTTATGATAAGGCAATTCCGCTATGTGAAGACGTAATTGGAGCCTTTAGAGGCACAAAAAGGCACGAAGAGGTTTATTTTATTTACGCGTCGAGTTATTATGAGCTGGGGGATTATTTTTTCGCTGAAAATTATTACCGCCAGTTTGTTAAAACATTTCCCCGCTCTAAGTATGCCGAAGAATGTGCATTTAAAGCGGCACTTTGCTCGTATCAGCTTTCCCCGAAATATAGTCTAGACCAGTCATACACTTTTAAAGCGATCGATAACTTGCAGCTTTTTATTGAAGCATATCCAGAGTCTTCTAAGCGAGATACTTGTAACAAGCTAATGACCCAGTTAAACCAAAAACTGGAGCTAAAATCATACGAAAACAGTAAGCTTTACTTTAAAACCTTGCATTACGAGTCGGCTGTAATTTCTTTAAATAATACCTTAAAGGATTTCCCGAACTCCGCTTATGAGGAAGATATTCGATTTTTAATACTGAAATCTAGCTACGAACTGGCGATTAACAGTGTGGTAAAAAAGAAAAAAGAGCGTTTAGAAGCTACCGTTGAGGCGTATCAAAAATATATTGATAAATTTGCCGACTCGAATAGAGCCGGTCAAGCCGAAAATCTATACGAAAACACGATTAAAGAACTAGAACGATTATAA
- a CDS encoding aminotransferase class I/II-fold pyridoxal phosphate-dependent enzyme, translated as MDIFERIKNNRGPLGQHSKESHGYFTFPKLEGPISNKMFFRGKEVLVWSVNNYLGLGNHPEIRKVDEEATREWGLAYPMGARMMSGQTAQHEALEEELSKFVGKEDTFLLNYGYQGCMSAIDALVDRNDVIVYDSECHACMLDGVRMHLGNRFVFQHNDMESFEKQLKRAKKIVDKTDGGILVLTEGVFGMAGDQGKLKEIVAYKKEYGFRLFVDDAHGFGTVGENGRGAGFAQGVQDEIDVYFGTFAKAMASIGAFVSADEHVIEFLRYNMRSQTFAKSLPMPLVIGARKRLEMIKSSPEFKDKLWEIANALQSGLREAGFDLGVTDSAVTPVYLKGTLGEATNITLDLRENYNIFCSIVVYPVVPKDVILLRLIPTAVHTLEDVEYTIETFKKVQKKLQAGEYHSDKIVSWA; from the coding sequence TTGGACATTTTCGAACGTATCAAGAACAATCGCGGACCATTGGGTCAGCATTCAAAGGAATCACACGGTTACTTTACTTTTCCAAAGTTAGAAGGACCTATTTCCAACAAGATGTTCTTTAGAGGAAAAGAAGTATTGGTATGGTCAGTAAACAATTATTTAGGTTTAGGGAACCATCCGGAAATAAGAAAGGTAGACGAAGAGGCAACTCGTGAGTGGGGATTAGCTTACCCGATGGGGGCTAGAATGATGAGTGGTCAGACCGCTCAGCACGAAGCTTTAGAAGAGGAGTTATCTAAGTTTGTTGGCAAGGAGGATACTTTCCTACTTAACTACGGTTATCAGGGATGTATGTCTGCTATCGATGCTTTGGTAGATCGTAATGACGTAATTGTATACGACTCAGAGTGTCATGCATGTATGTTAGATGGTGTTAGAATGCACCTTGGAAATCGCTTTGTTTTCCAACATAACGACATGGAAAGCTTTGAAAAGCAATTAAAGCGCGCCAAGAAAATCGTTGACAAAACCGATGGAGGAATTCTAGTTCTTACAGAAGGTGTTTTCGGTATGGCTGGAGATCAAGGGAAATTGAAAGAAATAGTAGCCTATAAAAAGGAATACGGTTTTAGACTTTTCGTTGATGATGCACACGGATTTGGAACGGTAGGTGAAAATGGTAGAGGTGCAGGTTTTGCCCAAGGAGTTCAAGATGAAATCGATGTATACTTTGGAACTTTTGCAAAGGCAATGGCTTCTATCGGAGCGTTTGTTTCTGCCGACGAACATGTAATTGAGTTCCTGAGATATAACATGAGGTCTCAAACCTTTGCAAAGTCTTTACCAATGCCATTGGTTATTGGAGCTCGCAAGCGTTTAGAGATGATTAAGTCTTCTCCTGAATTTAAAGACAAGCTTTGGGAAATCGCTAACGCACTTCAGTCGGGTCTTAGAGAGGCTGGATTTGATTTAGGTGTTACCGACTCTGCTGTAACTCCGGTATACCTTAAAGGTACTCTTGGAGAAGCGACAAACATCACATTAGACCTAAGAGAAAACTATAATATTTTCTGTTCAATTGTGGTTTATCCAGTAGTTCCTAAGGATGTTATCTTACTAAGATTAATTCCAACTGCTGTACATACTTTAGAGGATGTAGAGTACACCATCGAAACTTTTAAAAAGGTTCAGAAGAAATTACAAGCTGGAGAATACCACTCTGATAAAATTGTTAGCTGGGCATAA